Proteins encoded together in one Salvelinus fontinalis isolate EN_2023a chromosome 6, ASM2944872v1, whole genome shotgun sequence window:
- the LOC129857557 gene encoding uncharacterized protein LOC129857557 isoform X2, with product MRNCGSSSVILASAGGAFILARKCAEFCKDMENKEFKESEVSGNDLTLIDLDDPINDGDVMKEDRSDKDHREVERQTKLEEAVLETDIPTLSLEAEGEIEMQEADLKTDGTSQSQKVEGESELDDAVAIPPHQSQEVEGESELDEAIVIPSQSPEEAKGESELNQVDLKTATSTLTLEVEGESVMQESDDLETAGPSQSQETERVAKAAVVTFTTVTHKAAASQTSLTLSRGKRSHPDLHTFVQDMKDGHWNLLSENMRAGISRHEFSARCMDITNWVMESTSTVVIPALDLTMQIELSDSSSSSGSGSNGAREVTSLGHSVRFSFSGGPSRRTSSRTACSTRTPTPFPSSHRSMTSLLSEDEERYVCSPEGGDREMRHRPHSAPLRSVFGISEDSVFNMVQSGQTQSDIVLSSSWSRREKYSPVKKPPDTRFMMGIVELVMNLLNSRLAELMPSLSQGTLGPLSGSISASQQFAQEMLSMVSAKMYSHAIEHIARGHKSPLELERELEAILGPLAGQVIVIIIDSIFKAKANRGNKGRATSPLTYFLTAISAEVQSLVVQRSASRPSTRLSNNDPLLNISKSKVLRSVLLKMAELFGQGPSETCLVPLVQSQSNNSICDWTLNAGTIHPSQFLSNNRMTEVSSDVVDLVLEVFGITGFLDSRSPSRPQSACSYNSASGAIDMRALAGDLVRQVSVKLRPFVSESQLSTMSMTDLSSSISDSTLKQLCCSSAVAAATVCQAIKTELESQRPTNLSARDLLSSLIETIEDMDISDVVQGPSAILEETAMIKHPEMSTSIIYRSLLLDSSLASSNMVTESIIFNSPRPSEENVSIQKVLPADKVDILHGQPVEECIVQAEQCITQVIQDAAVTYTGVLDKTDTCGKLSEVLSVCVSAENIEEASSDLFGGIISDLHEVSEVNKASMRTKSGRKMFWVEVSSGSQKIYTKTLDKLRKLFTSHLLTEGQNTPVQIELYDTGLLVTETTVEVSPVQKTDSNTSSMSSASAHQLTLDTCTKGVIKQVISVLRLETSKEDRFASVGENTSNASFDFNQKLDSIISKLEDLTISSDVTSAEIATLTRSRSAASRTSNITIQSFHSAEFRATAKQIVREAILRAASEANCSLPQSMPSITFSHHVVSTTEDILNMIVQDLESVSQYTVEDADSFPLGEKKLQSQLNPRVVFDNSFFAAQIMYHRVKDRLNVFLSFPPVSVTTAKDVLDSTPVDTLRCSKSPDTALVKDTSRPPSVRSEKPFSKVCLTKRFKALVSSSGSSTYHHVIDTCSEDVSLPTRSMLVVSDTSLKRASPLHGCGLSESCEPLEALQDGTVAFSQEGFSKTAKKTLSLILNVIKCRLANSESSSVGQNASEECLIATNMLDSLLESLDLLPDMSAADEITRTECHTSNAMDKTGSQSALVSQQEMNISDTSIIVKTIMDTLKTDDLEMTSAEENLDRLLSIEALQDASGNLIAKVHGLIQEITIRRQPQSMTGHRSLSQPALPKPALRKLSKDDASGLVYSFAHTSVSRLLGQCLGRPMPPTADRVLDQVIKLMTDMVMDSLTDLSKSAMEGDTSNAASDITHGVVADLNATEEFPARGLSPADVKADGMARLPSARGEEIKKNRKWRFLPKIGKIPKIRMKLFKTKEEPKSHPEQDALPTKCLRETRISQNAECEVPEVPSTSPPKEDLTTTLAPAPQESQSHGDAASLQRSQH from the exons ATGCGAAACTGCGGGAGCAGTTCAGTGATTCTCGCTAGTGCTGGAGGAGCGTTCATTTTGGCAAGGAAATGTGCTGAATTTTGCAAGGACATGGAGAATAAAGAGTTCAAG GAGTCAGAGGTCAGTGGGAATGACCTCACCCTCATAGACCTGGATGACCCCATCAATGACGGTGATGTTATGAAGGAAGACAG ATCTGATAAAGATCAcagagaggttgagagacagaCCAAGTTGGAAGAGGCTGTTCTAGAGACAGATATCCCAACTCTGTCACTAGAGGCTGAAGGAGAGATTGAGATGCAGGAGGCTGATCTGAAGACAGATGGCACGTCTCAGTCACAGAAggttgaaggagagagtgagttggACGATGCTGTTGCCATCCCACCTCATCAGTCACAGGAggttgaaggagagagtgagttggACGAGGCCATTGTCATCCCATCTCAGTCACCGGAG GAGGCCAAAGGAGAGAGTGAGTTGAATCAGGTTGATCTGAAGACAGCCACATCAACTCTGACACTGGAGGTCGAAGGAGAGAGTGTGATGCAGGAGAGTGATGATCTAGAAACAGCCGGGCCATCTCAATCCCAGGAGACTGAACGAGTGGCAAAG GCTGCAGTGGTGACCTTCACTACCGTGACCCACAAGGCTGCAGCCTCCCAGACCAGCCTCACCCTCAGCAGGGGAAAGAGAAGCCACCCAGACCTACACACCTTTGTGCAGGACATGAAGGATGG CCATTGGAATCTGCTGAGTGAGAATATGCGTGCCGGG ATAAGCAGACATGAGTTTAGTGCCAGGTGCATGGATATTACAAATTGGGTGATGGAGTCTACATCCACTGTGGTCATTCCCGCCCTTGACCTCACCATGCAGATCGAGCTCTCTGATTCGTCAAGCTCTTCTGGATCAGGAAGTAATGGGGCAAGAGAAGTGACCTCTCTTGGCCACAGCGTCAGATTCAGCTTTAGTGGAGGACCCAGTAGGCGCACCAGTTCTAGAACCGCTTGCAGCACACGAACTCCcacccctttcccctcctctcacag GTCCATGACTTCCTTGCTGAGTGAGGACGAAGAGCGATATGTCTGCTCACCTGAGGGTGGTGATAGAGAGATGAGACACAGACCCCACTCAGCACCACTGAGATCTGTGTTTGGAATCTCTGAGGATTCTGTCTTCAACATGGTCCAGAGCGGCCAGACGCAGAGTGACATCGTACTGTCGTCCAGTTGGAGTAGACGGGAGAAATACAGCCCTGTCAAAAAACCACCGGACACCAGGTTTATGATGGGTATTGTAGAGTTGGTTATGAACCTTCTCAACTCCAGATTGGCTGAGCTAATGCCAAGTCTCAGTCAGGGAACTCTAGGTCCGCTGTCTGGTAGTATCTCAGCAAGTCAGCAGTTTGCCCAAGAGATGCTAAGCATGGTGTCTGCTAAGATGTATTCCCATGCCATAGAGCATATTGCGCGTGGCCACAAGTCTCCCCTTGAGTTAGAGAGGGAGCTTGAGGCCATATTGGGTCCTCTGGCTGGACAGGTTATAGTCATCATCATAGATAGCATCTTCAAGGCAAAAGCCAACAGAGGAAACAAGGGACGAGCGACCAGCCCCTTGACCTATTTTCTCACTGCCATTTCGGCAGAAGTACAAAGCCTAGTTGTTCAGAGATCGGCTAGCAGACCGTCCACCAGACTGTCCAACAACGACCCACTGCTGAACATTTCCAAGTCAAAGGTCTTAAGATCAGTTCTGCTCAAAATGGCAGAACTCTTTGGTCAAGGTCCAAGTGAAACCtgtctagttccactagtccaGAGTCAGTCCAACAACTCTATTTGCGACTGGACTCTGAATGCAGGCACCATTCATCCAAGTCAATTTCTGTCCAACAACAGAATGACAGAAGTGTCATCCGATGTTGTGGATCTTGTACTTGAGGTTTTTGGGATAACAGGATTTTTGGATAGCAGGAGCCCGTCAAGGCCACAGAGTGCCTGCTCCTACAACTCAGCTAGTGGAGCAATAGATATGAGAGCTCTTGCTGGGGACTTGGTCAGACAGGTGTCTGTCAAACTCAGACCCTTTGTCTCTGAGAGTCAACTCTCCACCATGTCCATGACAGATCTGTCATCATCTATTTCTGACTCCACCTTGAAGCAGTTGTGTTGTAGCTCTGCTGTTGCTGCAGCAACTGTCTGTCAAGCAATCAAAACGGAGCTCGAGAGCCAGAGACCTACCAACCTGTCAGCCAGAGACCTACTATCGTCTCTGATAGAGACCATTGAGGACATGGATATCTCTGACGTCGTCCAGGGCCCGTCAGCCATTTTGGAGGAGACTGCTATGATAAAGCACCCAGAGATGTCCACCTCGATAATATACAGGTCTTTGCTTCTCGACTCATCTCTCGCCTCCTCTAACATGGTCACTGAGAGCATTATCTTCAACAGCCCACGCCCATCAGAGGAGAATGTGAGTATTCAGAAGGTGCTCCCTGCTGATAAAGTTGACATACTCCATGGTCAACCAGTGGAGGAGTGTATCGTCCAAGCTGAGCAATGCATCACTCAGGTCATTCAGGATGCAGCTGTGACATATACTGGCGTGCTGGATAAAACCGACACTTGTGGGAAACTGTCGgaagttctgtctgtctgtgtttccgCGGAGAATATTGAGGAGGCATCCTCGGATCTATTTGGTGGAATTATTTCCGACCTGCATGAGGTATCTGAGGTCAATAAGGCCTCCATGCGTACGAAATCAGGTCGCAAAATGTTCTGGGTGGAAGTGAGTTCAGGTTCCCAGAAGATTTATACCAAAACCCTGGACAAACTGAGGAAGCTTTTCACCTCTCACCTTCTCACTGAGGGACAAAATACTCCTGTGCAAATTGAGCTCTATGACACTGGACTACTTGTAACTGAGACCACTGTGGAGGTATCTCCTGTACAGAAGACAGACAGTAATACCTCTTCTATGTCCTCAGCCTCAGCCCACCAGCTCACCCTCGACACCTGCACTAAAGGGGTCATCAAACAGGTGATCTCGGTGCTGAGGTTGGAGACTTCAAAGGAAGACCGCTTCGCTTCCGTTGGGGAGAACACATCAAATGCGTCTTTCGACTTCAACCAGAAGTTGGACTCGATAATTTCGAAATTGGAGGACCTCACCATTTCGAGTGACGTGACGTCAGCCGAGATTGCCACGCTCACGCGATCTCGTAGTGCAGCCAGCAGAACCTCTAACATTACCATCCAGAGCTTTCACAGTGCTGAGTTCCGAGCTACGGCCAAACAGATTGTGCGTGAGGCCATTCTCAGAGCTGCTAGCGAAGCCAACTGTTCTTTGCCACAGAGCATGCCTAGCATCACCTTCTCACACCATGTGGTTTCTACAACTGAAGATATATTGAATATGATCGTGCAAGACCTTGAAAGTGTATCCCAGTACACAGTGGAGGACGCAGACTCCTTCCCACTAGGAGAGAAAAAGCTGCAGTCCCAACTCAATCCCAGAGTTGTCTTTGACAACTCATTTTTTGCTGCTCAAATCATGTACCACAGAGTAAAGGATAGACTGAATGTCTTTTTGTCTTTTCCACCCGTGTCAGTCACCACAGCTAAAGATGTGCTGGACTCCACCCCTGTGGATACACTCAGATGCTCGAAGTCCCCTGACACTGCTCTTGTTAAGGACACGAGCCGCCCTCCGTCTGTGAGAAGTGAGAAGCCATTTTCAAAAGTCTGTTTGACTAAAAGGTTTAAAGCCCTTGTGTCTTCGAGTGGCTCCTCCACATACCACCATGTAATTGACACATGCAGTGAGGATGTCAGTCTGCCCACCAGGAGTATGTTAGTTGTGAGCGACACCAGTTTGAAGagagcctctcctctccatgGTTGTGGATTGAGTGAAAGTTGTGAACCTCTTGAGGCTCTACAAGACGGAACAGTGGCATTCAGCCAAGAAGGCTTTAGCAAAACTGCAAAGAAGACACTCAGCTTGATCCTAAATGTGATCAAGTGCAGATTGGCCAACTCTGAGAGTTCATCTGTTGGGCAGAATGCAAGTGAGGAGTGTCTGATAGCCACTAACATGTTAGACTCTCTACTGGAGAGCCTTGACCTGTTGCCTGACATGAGCGCTGCCGATGAGATCACAAGGACAGAATGCCATACCTCTAACGCAATGGACAAGACAGGTTCACAGTCAGCGCTTGTGAGCCAACAAGAAATGAACATATCTGACACCAGTATCATAGTGAAAACTATAATGGACACATTGAAGACAGACGACCTAGAGATGACTTCAGCAGAAGAAAATCTGGATAGGCTTCTGTCAATTGAAGCCCTTCAAGATGCGTCTGGCAACCTGATCGCAAAGGTCCATGGTCTCATTCAGGAGATAACCATAAGACGCCAGCCTCAATCCATGACTGGCCACAGAAGCCTCTCTCAACCAGCGCTGCCAAAGCCAGCACTGAGGAAGCTGTCAAAGGACGATGCGTCAGGGCTCGTTTACAGCTTTGCCCACACTTCTGTTAGCAGACTCCTGGGGCAGTGTTTGGGTAGGCCTATGCCACCCACTGCTGACAGGGTTTTGGATCAGGTCATCAAGTTGATGACAGACATGGTGATGGACAGTCTGACTGATCTGTCCAAGTCTGCAATGGAGGGTG ACACCAGCAATGCCGCAAGTGACATCACTCATGGTGTTGTGGCTGACCTTAATGCTACTGAGGAATTCCCCGCCAGGGGCCTTAGCCCGGCTGATGTAAAGGCTGACGGCATGGCCCGCCTTCCCTCTGCCAGAGGGGAAGAGATTAAGAAGAACAGGAAGTGGCGCTTCCTACCCAAAATTGGCAAGATTCCAAAGATCAGGATGAAG CTGTTCAAGACAAAAGAGGAACCGAAGAGCCACCCTGAACAGGATGCGCTGCCTACCAAATGTCTCAGAGAGACTCGTATTTCACAGA ATGCTGAGTGTGAGGTTCCAGAGGTTCCATCCACTTCCCCACCCAAGGAGGACCTGACAACCACACTGGCCCCTGCTCCCCAGGAGTCCCAGTCCC ATGGTGATGCTGCTTCTCTCCAGAGGAGCCAACATTAA
- the LOC129857557 gene encoding uncharacterized protein LOC129857557 isoform X1 produces the protein MRNCGSSSVILASAGGAFILARKCAEFCKDMENKEFKESEVSGNDLTLIDLDDPINDGDVMKEDRSDKDHREVERQTKLEEAVLETDIPTLSLEAEGEIEMQEADLKTDGTSQSQKVEGESELDDAVAIPPHQSQEVEGESELDEAIVIPSQSPEEAKGESELNQVDLKTATSTLTLEVEGESVMQESDDLETAGPSQSQETERVAKAAVVTFTTVTHKAAASQTSLTLSRGKRSHPDLHTFVQDMKDGHWNLLSENMRAGISRHEFSARCMDITNWVMESTSTVVIPALDLTMQIELSDSSSSSGSGSNGAREVTSLGHSVRFSFSGGPSRRTSSRTACSTRTPTPFPSSHRSMTSLLSEDEERYVCSPEGGDREMRHRPHSAPLRSVFGISEDSVFNMVQSGQTQSDIVLSSSWSRREKYSPVKKPPDTRFMMGIVELVMNLLNSRLAELMPSLSQGTLGPLSGSISASQQFAQEMLSMVSAKMYSHAIEHIARGHKSPLELERELEAILGPLAGQVIVIIIDSIFKAKANRGNKGRATSPLTYFLTAISAEVQSLVVQRSASRPSTRLSNNDPLLNISKSKVLRSVLLKMAELFGQGPSETCLVPLVQSQSNNSICDWTLNAGTIHPSQFLSNNRMTEVSSDVVDLVLEVFGITGFLDSRSPSRPQSACSYNSASGAIDMRALAGDLVRQVSVKLRPFVSESQLSTMSMTDLSSSISDSTLKQLCCSSAVAAATVCQAIKTELESQRPTNLSARDLLSSLIETIEDMDISDVVQGPSAILEETAMIKHPEMSTSIIYRSLLLDSSLASSNMVTESIIFNSPRPSEENVSIQKVLPADKVDILHGQPVEECIVQAEQCITQVIQDAAVTYTGVLDKTDTCGKLSEVLSVCVSAENIEEASSDLFGGIISDLHEVSEVNKASMRTKSGRKMFWVEVSSGSQKIYTKTLDKLRKLFTSHLLTEGQNTPVQIELYDTGLLVTETTVEVSPVQKTDSNTSSMSSASAHQLTLDTCTKGVIKQVISVLRLETSKEDRFASVGENTSNASFDFNQKLDSIISKLEDLTISSDVTSAEIATLTRSRSAASRTSNITIQSFHSAEFRATAKQIVREAILRAASEANCSLPQSMPSITFSHHVVSTTEDILNMIVQDLESVSQYTVEDADSFPLGEKKLQSQLNPRVVFDNSFFAAQIMYHRVKDRLNVFLSFPPVSVTTAKDVLDSTPVDTLRCSKSPDTALVKDTSRPPSVRSEKPFSKVCLTKRFKALVSSSGSSTYHHVIDTCSEDVSLPTRSMLVVSDTSLKRASPLHGCGLSESCEPLEALQDGTVAFSQEGFSKTAKKTLSLILNVIKCRLANSESSSVGQNASEECLIATNMLDSLLESLDLLPDMSAADEITRTECHTSNAMDKTGSQSALVSQQEMNISDTSIIVKTIMDTLKTDDLEMTSAEENLDRLLSIEALQDASGNLIAKVHGLIQEITIRRQPQSMTGHRSLSQPALPKPALRKLSKDDASGLVYSFAHTSVSRLLGQCLGRPMPPTADRVLDQVIKLMTDMVMDSLTDLSKSAMEGDTSNAASDITHGVVADLNATEEFPARGLSPADVKADGMARLPSARGEEIKKNRKWRFLPKIGKIPKIRMKLFKTKEEPKSHPEQDALPTKCLRETRISQNAECEVPEVPSTSPPKEDLTTTLAPAPQESQSRKRPLIVRVLRAISRVVSKPFRGAFGKKN, from the exons ATGCGAAACTGCGGGAGCAGTTCAGTGATTCTCGCTAGTGCTGGAGGAGCGTTCATTTTGGCAAGGAAATGTGCTGAATTTTGCAAGGACATGGAGAATAAAGAGTTCAAG GAGTCAGAGGTCAGTGGGAATGACCTCACCCTCATAGACCTGGATGACCCCATCAATGACGGTGATGTTATGAAGGAAGACAG ATCTGATAAAGATCAcagagaggttgagagacagaCCAAGTTGGAAGAGGCTGTTCTAGAGACAGATATCCCAACTCTGTCACTAGAGGCTGAAGGAGAGATTGAGATGCAGGAGGCTGATCTGAAGACAGATGGCACGTCTCAGTCACAGAAggttgaaggagagagtgagttggACGATGCTGTTGCCATCCCACCTCATCAGTCACAGGAggttgaaggagagagtgagttggACGAGGCCATTGTCATCCCATCTCAGTCACCGGAG GAGGCCAAAGGAGAGAGTGAGTTGAATCAGGTTGATCTGAAGACAGCCACATCAACTCTGACACTGGAGGTCGAAGGAGAGAGTGTGATGCAGGAGAGTGATGATCTAGAAACAGCCGGGCCATCTCAATCCCAGGAGACTGAACGAGTGGCAAAG GCTGCAGTGGTGACCTTCACTACCGTGACCCACAAGGCTGCAGCCTCCCAGACCAGCCTCACCCTCAGCAGGGGAAAGAGAAGCCACCCAGACCTACACACCTTTGTGCAGGACATGAAGGATGG CCATTGGAATCTGCTGAGTGAGAATATGCGTGCCGGG ATAAGCAGACATGAGTTTAGTGCCAGGTGCATGGATATTACAAATTGGGTGATGGAGTCTACATCCACTGTGGTCATTCCCGCCCTTGACCTCACCATGCAGATCGAGCTCTCTGATTCGTCAAGCTCTTCTGGATCAGGAAGTAATGGGGCAAGAGAAGTGACCTCTCTTGGCCACAGCGTCAGATTCAGCTTTAGTGGAGGACCCAGTAGGCGCACCAGTTCTAGAACCGCTTGCAGCACACGAACTCCcacccctttcccctcctctcacag GTCCATGACTTCCTTGCTGAGTGAGGACGAAGAGCGATATGTCTGCTCACCTGAGGGTGGTGATAGAGAGATGAGACACAGACCCCACTCAGCACCACTGAGATCTGTGTTTGGAATCTCTGAGGATTCTGTCTTCAACATGGTCCAGAGCGGCCAGACGCAGAGTGACATCGTACTGTCGTCCAGTTGGAGTAGACGGGAGAAATACAGCCCTGTCAAAAAACCACCGGACACCAGGTTTATGATGGGTATTGTAGAGTTGGTTATGAACCTTCTCAACTCCAGATTGGCTGAGCTAATGCCAAGTCTCAGTCAGGGAACTCTAGGTCCGCTGTCTGGTAGTATCTCAGCAAGTCAGCAGTTTGCCCAAGAGATGCTAAGCATGGTGTCTGCTAAGATGTATTCCCATGCCATAGAGCATATTGCGCGTGGCCACAAGTCTCCCCTTGAGTTAGAGAGGGAGCTTGAGGCCATATTGGGTCCTCTGGCTGGACAGGTTATAGTCATCATCATAGATAGCATCTTCAAGGCAAAAGCCAACAGAGGAAACAAGGGACGAGCGACCAGCCCCTTGACCTATTTTCTCACTGCCATTTCGGCAGAAGTACAAAGCCTAGTTGTTCAGAGATCGGCTAGCAGACCGTCCACCAGACTGTCCAACAACGACCCACTGCTGAACATTTCCAAGTCAAAGGTCTTAAGATCAGTTCTGCTCAAAATGGCAGAACTCTTTGGTCAAGGTCCAAGTGAAACCtgtctagttccactagtccaGAGTCAGTCCAACAACTCTATTTGCGACTGGACTCTGAATGCAGGCACCATTCATCCAAGTCAATTTCTGTCCAACAACAGAATGACAGAAGTGTCATCCGATGTTGTGGATCTTGTACTTGAGGTTTTTGGGATAACAGGATTTTTGGATAGCAGGAGCCCGTCAAGGCCACAGAGTGCCTGCTCCTACAACTCAGCTAGTGGAGCAATAGATATGAGAGCTCTTGCTGGGGACTTGGTCAGACAGGTGTCTGTCAAACTCAGACCCTTTGTCTCTGAGAGTCAACTCTCCACCATGTCCATGACAGATCTGTCATCATCTATTTCTGACTCCACCTTGAAGCAGTTGTGTTGTAGCTCTGCTGTTGCTGCAGCAACTGTCTGTCAAGCAATCAAAACGGAGCTCGAGAGCCAGAGACCTACCAACCTGTCAGCCAGAGACCTACTATCGTCTCTGATAGAGACCATTGAGGACATGGATATCTCTGACGTCGTCCAGGGCCCGTCAGCCATTTTGGAGGAGACTGCTATGATAAAGCACCCAGAGATGTCCACCTCGATAATATACAGGTCTTTGCTTCTCGACTCATCTCTCGCCTCCTCTAACATGGTCACTGAGAGCATTATCTTCAACAGCCCACGCCCATCAGAGGAGAATGTGAGTATTCAGAAGGTGCTCCCTGCTGATAAAGTTGACATACTCCATGGTCAACCAGTGGAGGAGTGTATCGTCCAAGCTGAGCAATGCATCACTCAGGTCATTCAGGATGCAGCTGTGACATATACTGGCGTGCTGGATAAAACCGACACTTGTGGGAAACTGTCGgaagttctgtctgtctgtgtttccgCGGAGAATATTGAGGAGGCATCCTCGGATCTATTTGGTGGAATTATTTCCGACCTGCATGAGGTATCTGAGGTCAATAAGGCCTCCATGCGTACGAAATCAGGTCGCAAAATGTTCTGGGTGGAAGTGAGTTCAGGTTCCCAGAAGATTTATACCAAAACCCTGGACAAACTGAGGAAGCTTTTCACCTCTCACCTTCTCACTGAGGGACAAAATACTCCTGTGCAAATTGAGCTCTATGACACTGGACTACTTGTAACTGAGACCACTGTGGAGGTATCTCCTGTACAGAAGACAGACAGTAATACCTCTTCTATGTCCTCAGCCTCAGCCCACCAGCTCACCCTCGACACCTGCACTAAAGGGGTCATCAAACAGGTGATCTCGGTGCTGAGGTTGGAGACTTCAAAGGAAGACCGCTTCGCTTCCGTTGGGGAGAACACATCAAATGCGTCTTTCGACTTCAACCAGAAGTTGGACTCGATAATTTCGAAATTGGAGGACCTCACCATTTCGAGTGACGTGACGTCAGCCGAGATTGCCACGCTCACGCGATCTCGTAGTGCAGCCAGCAGAACCTCTAACATTACCATCCAGAGCTTTCACAGTGCTGAGTTCCGAGCTACGGCCAAACAGATTGTGCGTGAGGCCATTCTCAGAGCTGCTAGCGAAGCCAACTGTTCTTTGCCACAGAGCATGCCTAGCATCACCTTCTCACACCATGTGGTTTCTACAACTGAAGATATATTGAATATGATCGTGCAAGACCTTGAAAGTGTATCCCAGTACACAGTGGAGGACGCAGACTCCTTCCCACTAGGAGAGAAAAAGCTGCAGTCCCAACTCAATCCCAGAGTTGTCTTTGACAACTCATTTTTTGCTGCTCAAATCATGTACCACAGAGTAAAGGATAGACTGAATGTCTTTTTGTCTTTTCCACCCGTGTCAGTCACCACAGCTAAAGATGTGCTGGACTCCACCCCTGTGGATACACTCAGATGCTCGAAGTCCCCTGACACTGCTCTTGTTAAGGACACGAGCCGCCCTCCGTCTGTGAGAAGTGAGAAGCCATTTTCAAAAGTCTGTTTGACTAAAAGGTTTAAAGCCCTTGTGTCTTCGAGTGGCTCCTCCACATACCACCATGTAATTGACACATGCAGTGAGGATGTCAGTCTGCCCACCAGGAGTATGTTAGTTGTGAGCGACACCAGTTTGAAGagagcctctcctctccatgGTTGTGGATTGAGTGAAAGTTGTGAACCTCTTGAGGCTCTACAAGACGGAACAGTGGCATTCAGCCAAGAAGGCTTTAGCAAAACTGCAAAGAAGACACTCAGCTTGATCCTAAATGTGATCAAGTGCAGATTGGCCAACTCTGAGAGTTCATCTGTTGGGCAGAATGCAAGTGAGGAGTGTCTGATAGCCACTAACATGTTAGACTCTCTACTGGAGAGCCTTGACCTGTTGCCTGACATGAGCGCTGCCGATGAGATCACAAGGACAGAATGCCATACCTCTAACGCAATGGACAAGACAGGTTCACAGTCAGCGCTTGTGAGCCAACAAGAAATGAACATATCTGACACCAGTATCATAGTGAAAACTATAATGGACACATTGAAGACAGACGACCTAGAGATGACTTCAGCAGAAGAAAATCTGGATAGGCTTCTGTCAATTGAAGCCCTTCAAGATGCGTCTGGCAACCTGATCGCAAAGGTCCATGGTCTCATTCAGGAGATAACCATAAGACGCCAGCCTCAATCCATGACTGGCCACAGAAGCCTCTCTCAACCAGCGCTGCCAAAGCCAGCACTGAGGAAGCTGTCAAAGGACGATGCGTCAGGGCTCGTTTACAGCTTTGCCCACACTTCTGTTAGCAGACTCCTGGGGCAGTGTTTGGGTAGGCCTATGCCACCCACTGCTGACAGGGTTTTGGATCAGGTCATCAAGTTGATGACAGACATGGTGATGGACAGTCTGACTGATCTGTCCAAGTCTGCAATGGAGGGTG ACACCAGCAATGCCGCAAGTGACATCACTCATGGTGTTGTGGCTGACCTTAATGCTACTGAGGAATTCCCCGCCAGGGGCCTTAGCCCGGCTGATGTAAAGGCTGACGGCATGGCCCGCCTTCCCTCTGCCAGAGGGGAAGAGATTAAGAAGAACAGGAAGTGGCGCTTCCTACCCAAAATTGGCAAGATTCCAAAGATCAGGATGAAG CTGTTCAAGACAAAAGAGGAACCGAAGAGCCACCCTGAACAGGATGCGCTGCCTACCAAATGTCTCAGAGAGACTCGTATTTCACAGA ATGCTGAGTGTGAGGTTCCAGAGGTTCCATCCACTTCCCCACCCAAGGAGGACCTGACAACCACACTGGCCCCTGCTCCCCAGGAGTCCCAGTCCCGTAAACGCCCTCTCATAGTCAGGGTGTTACGAGCTATCTCCAGAGTCGTCTCCAAACCATTCAGAGGAGCTTTTGGGAAGAAGAATTAG